A genomic region of Papaver somniferum cultivar HN1 chromosome 7, ASM357369v1, whole genome shotgun sequence contains the following coding sequences:
- the LOC113293480 gene encoding probable serine/threonine-protein kinase DDB_G0272282: MKGSAKLVMGATLILVVSLAIVLALILVLLAELYCSLLFRKRRYRTNTATTATTTPAATSPQASLHSSTTSVQLSNVYAHGVFLAPRNILYPSIVHKQEEEICKNQQKHQFFKPYDHQSHHHQVLEILNLDPNNTPSPFSSLTASPATMQQIHHQEVAESEITAVRVNIGSSVCGSAADKHLVYISNPIYDNELSYKHSGVAGGGGGGGGGESGICSNATPFETPESSPSHLEMDWEEEDRRNEKGSSELSPNSSLETMTPPLTPMKKLLPMEACSSVSVSLRDARSIDTSGSSHGLSCSSSLSTSPSWCD; encoded by the coding sequence ATGAAGGGGTCAGCTAAGTTGGTAATGGGTGCAACATTGATACTGGTGGTGAGTTTAGCAATAGTATTAGCTCTAATTCTTGTATTATTAGCTGAACTTTACTGTTCTCTTCTCTTTCGCAAGCGTAGATATAGAACTAACACTGCTACTACTGCTACAACTACCCCTGCTGCAACTTCACCTCAAGCTTCATTacattcatcaacaacatcagttCAGTTGAGTAATGTTTATGCTCATGGTGTCTTTTTAGCTCCAAGAAACATTCTTTACCCTTCCATCGTTcacaaacaagaagaagaaatttgtaaGAACCAACAAAAACATCAATTTTTCAAGCCATATGACCATCAAAGCCATCAtcatcaggtgttggaaatcttgaATTTAGACCCAAACAACACcccatctccattttcatcattaacAGCTTCACCAGCTACTATGCAACAAATTCACCATCAAGAAGTAGCTGAATCAGAAATTACTGCTGTCCGGGTTAACATTGGTAGTAGTGTTTGTGGCTCTGCTGCTGACAAACATTTGGTTTATATCTCTAATCCGATATATGACAATGAATTAAGCTACAAACATAGTGGAGTagcaggaggaggaggaggaggaggaggaggagaaagtGGAATTTGTAGTAATGCAACTCCATTTGAAACCCCGGAATCATCACCATCTCATTTAGAAATGGATTGGGAGGAAGAAGATAGAAGAAATGAAAAAGGTTCATCAGAATTAAGTCCTAATTCATCATTGGAAACAATGACGCCACCATTAACACCAATGAAGAAACTACTACCAATGGAAGCTTGTTCTTCAGTTTCAGTCAGTTTAAGAGATGCTAGATCTATTGATACTTCTGGTAGTAGTCATGGTTTATCttgttcttcatcactttctaCTTCTCCTTCATGGTGTGATTAA